In Anthonomus grandis grandis chromosome 16, icAntGran1.3, whole genome shotgun sequence, a single window of DNA contains:
- the LOC126745487 gene encoding ral guanine nucleotide dissociation stimulator-like 1 isoform X3 codes for MIHCGVGTNFFNKSCKYVLEMQEDDVVVEKRRATFVCYCDDIQPTWRLWGEEKADGALYTVYLKKVRYHRPTRSLSSSHSDSDDEISHLEWETVRVRFVKAGTLKKLVEALSTDDGELETTYINVFLATYRSFSTAKEVLKLLLERYEELSESSQNGRPEQHDQHKKTLISALHVWLDSYPEDFKDPPNYSALRLLLNFTEDYLPNTELDAKVRHRFERYQREAYVDPILAPPPAFAMRSIASAGWRNYKLPEVPVRHFAEQLTRMDVDLFKKLVPHQCLGAVWSRRDRSRSHEAATVLATVNQFNAVSFRVISSILVEPSLRTHDRALLIIAWIDIAQELRLIKNFSSLKAIISGLQSNPIYRLQKTWQTIPKEKIELFDELARIFSEDNNQLAQRELLMKEGTAKFADTVGENDKQLQKIIQKQNHHTANISFGTIPYLGTFLTDLTMIDTAIPDTIGGGLINFDKRRKEFEVLAQIKLLQGAANAYHFIEDPAFDRWFDSILVLDDREAYQLSCQIEPPINGHQRKDKTSKRTNPGHQKNDSITSTSSSNSSQFYCDIDSITSSPHNSIDRKMSPSQMSHSSSNSSLPSLDISLNSSHSGSATNRLQVPLSNNSGTLSNSSQKSSPDFYIIKVTLETDNSETEGVVLYKSIMLSNNERTPQVIRNAMYKLGLEGNPDQYTLAQVLPEKDMVLPANANVYYAVNTAHNLNFILRSKKSEEANSKGFKKSKS; via the exons ATGATTCATTGCGGTGTAGGcacaaatttctttaataaatccTGCAAGTATGTTTTGGAAATGCAAGAGGATGATGTTGTTGTGGAAAAGCGCCGGGCAACTTTTGTGTGTTATTGTGATGATATC CAGCCCACATGGCGGCTTTGGGGCGAAGAGAAGGCAGATGGCGCTCTCTATACGGTTTATCTAAAGAAAGTAAGATATCATCGGCCGACAAGGAGCCTTTCTTCCTCACATTCG GACTCAGATGATGAAATTTCCCATCTAGAATGGGAAACCGTACGGGTACGCTTCGTAAAAGCgggcacattaaaaaaattggtagaGGCACTTTCTACTGACGACGGCGAACTGGAAACTACCTACATCAACGTATTTTTGGCGACTTATCGTAGTTTTTCCACCGCCAAAGAGGTTCTGAAACTGCTGTTGGAACGCTACGAAGAGCTCAGCGAGTCGTCTCAAAATGGCAGACCGGAGCAACATGACCAACACAAAAA AACTCTTATATCTGCCCTCCACGTGTGGCTCGATAGTTACCCGGAAGATTTCAAGGACCCTCCGAATTATTCCGCCCTCAGGTTACTGCTCAATTTTACCGAAGATTATTTGCCAAATACAGAGCTGGATGCCAAAGTTCGTCATAGATTTGAGAG ATATCAGAGGGAGGCATATGTGGACCCCATATTAGCACCACCACCGGCGTTTGCCATGCGTAGCATAGCTTCAGCTGGATGGAGGAATTATAAGTTACCAGAAGTACCAGTCAGGCATTTTGCCGAACAACTTACCAGAATGGATGTG GATTTATTTAAGAAACTAGTCCCACATCAATGTTTGGGAGCAGTTTGGTCGAGGAGGGATCGAAGCCGTTCCCATGAAGCTGCCACAGTATTAGCCACAGTTAACCAATTTAATGCAGTATCTTTTag AGTAATTTCATCAATATTAGTAGAACCTTCTTTAAGGACCCATGACAGGGCATTACTCATAATCGCCTGGATCGATATCGCTCAAGAACTGagacttattaaaaattttagtagtTTGAAGGCTATTATTAGCGGACTTCAGAGTAATCCTATATACCG GCTACAAAAGACCTGGCAAACAATACCCAAAGAAAAAATAGAGTTGTTTGACGAACTGGCCCGAATTTTTAGTGAGGATAATAACCAATTGGCGCAAAGGGAACTTTTAATGAAAGAAGGAACCGCGAAGTTTGcag ATACAGTAGGCGAAAACGACAAACAACtacaaaaaattatccaaaaacaAAACCATCATACAGCCAATATTTCCTTCGGTACAATTCCATATTTGGGTACTTTTCTGACTGATCTCACAATGATAGACACAGCGATACCGGATACAATTGGGGGTGGACTTATCAATTTTGATAAAAGGAGGAAAGAGTTTGAAGTATTGGCACAAATTAAGCTTTTACAG GGTGCTGCAAATGCATATCATTTTATAGAGGATCCAGCTTTTGATAGGTGGTTTGACTCGATTTTAGTTCTCGATGATCGGGAGGCTTATCAACTTAGTTGTCAGATTGAACCGCCAATTAATGGGCATCAAAGAAAGGACAA aACCAGCAAAAGAACAAATCCAGGCCACCAAAAGAACGACTCAATAACAAGCACAAGCAGCAGTAATAGCTCCCAATTTTATTGTGATATTGACAGCATCACTAGTTCACCGCACAACAGCATCGACAGGAAGATGAGTCCCAGCCAAATGTCACATTCCAGCAGCAATTCGTCCCTCCCCAGTCTGGATATCAGCTTAAACAGTTCCCACTCGGGTAGTGCAACAAATCGCCTACAAGTGCCTTTATCCAATAACTCGGGAACGCTcagtaacagttcacaaaagaGCAGTCCGGACTTTTATATAATAAAG GTCACCCTTGAAACCGATAACTCAGAAACGGAGGGGGtcgttttatataaaagtattaTGCTGAGCAATAATGAGAGGACCCCTCAAGTTATAAGGAATGCCATGTACAAATTAGGGTTGGAGGGCAACCCTGACCAGTATACACTTGCTCAAGTATTGCCTGAGAAAG ACATGGTTCTTCCAGCCAACGCCAACGTGTACTACGCAGTCAATACCGCACATAACCTCAACTTTATCCTTCGGTCGAAGAAATCTGAGGAGGCAAACAGTAAGGGTTTTAAAAAGTCTAAATCATAG
- the LOC126745487 gene encoding ral guanine nucleotide dissociation stimulator-like 1 isoform X5, with protein sequence MSVDESDFQPTWRLWGEEKADGALYTVYLKKVRYHRPTRSLSSSHSDSDDEISHLEWETVRVRFVKAGTLKKLVEALSTDDGELETTYINVFLATYRSFSTAKEVLKLLLERYEELSESSQNGRPEQHDQHKKTLISALHVWLDSYPEDFKDPPNYSALRLLLNFTEDYLPNTELDAKVRHRFERYQREAYVDPILAPPPAFAMRSIASAGWRNYKLPEVPVRHFAEQLTRMDVDLFKKLVPHQCLGAVWSRRDRSRSHEAATVLATVNQFNAVSFRVISSILVEPSLRTHDRALLIIAWIDIAQELRLIKNFSSLKAIISGLQSNPIYRLQKTWQTIPKEKIELFDELARIFSEDNNQLAQRELLMKEGTAKFADTVGENDKQLQKIIQKQNHHTANISFGTIPYLGTFLTDLTMIDTAIPDTIGGGLINFDKRRKEFEVLAQIKLLQGAANAYHFIEDPAFDRWFDSILVLDDREAYQLSCQIEPPINGHQRKDKTSKRTNPGHQKNDSITSTSSSNSSQFYCDIDSITSSPHNSIDRKMSPSQMSHSSSNSSLPSLDISLNSSHSGSATNRLQVPLSNNSGTLSNSSQKSSPDFYIIKVTLETDNSETEGVVLYKSIMLSNNERTPQVIRNAMYKLGLEGNPDQYTLAQVLPEKDMVLPANANVYYAVNTAHNLNFILRSKKSEEANSKGFKKSKS encoded by the exons ATGTCGGTTGACGAGTCGGATTTT CAGCCCACATGGCGGCTTTGGGGCGAAGAGAAGGCAGATGGCGCTCTCTATACGGTTTATCTAAAGAAAGTAAGATATCATCGGCCGACAAGGAGCCTTTCTTCCTCACATTCG GACTCAGATGATGAAATTTCCCATCTAGAATGGGAAACCGTACGGGTACGCTTCGTAAAAGCgggcacattaaaaaaattggtagaGGCACTTTCTACTGACGACGGCGAACTGGAAACTACCTACATCAACGTATTTTTGGCGACTTATCGTAGTTTTTCCACCGCCAAAGAGGTTCTGAAACTGCTGTTGGAACGCTACGAAGAGCTCAGCGAGTCGTCTCAAAATGGCAGACCGGAGCAACATGACCAACACAAAAA AACTCTTATATCTGCCCTCCACGTGTGGCTCGATAGTTACCCGGAAGATTTCAAGGACCCTCCGAATTATTCCGCCCTCAGGTTACTGCTCAATTTTACCGAAGATTATTTGCCAAATACAGAGCTGGATGCCAAAGTTCGTCATAGATTTGAGAG ATATCAGAGGGAGGCATATGTGGACCCCATATTAGCACCACCACCGGCGTTTGCCATGCGTAGCATAGCTTCAGCTGGATGGAGGAATTATAAGTTACCAGAAGTACCAGTCAGGCATTTTGCCGAACAACTTACCAGAATGGATGTG GATTTATTTAAGAAACTAGTCCCACATCAATGTTTGGGAGCAGTTTGGTCGAGGAGGGATCGAAGCCGTTCCCATGAAGCTGCCACAGTATTAGCCACAGTTAACCAATTTAATGCAGTATCTTTTag AGTAATTTCATCAATATTAGTAGAACCTTCTTTAAGGACCCATGACAGGGCATTACTCATAATCGCCTGGATCGATATCGCTCAAGAACTGagacttattaaaaattttagtagtTTGAAGGCTATTATTAGCGGACTTCAGAGTAATCCTATATACCG GCTACAAAAGACCTGGCAAACAATACCCAAAGAAAAAATAGAGTTGTTTGACGAACTGGCCCGAATTTTTAGTGAGGATAATAACCAATTGGCGCAAAGGGAACTTTTAATGAAAGAAGGAACCGCGAAGTTTGcag ATACAGTAGGCGAAAACGACAAACAACtacaaaaaattatccaaaaacaAAACCATCATACAGCCAATATTTCCTTCGGTACAATTCCATATTTGGGTACTTTTCTGACTGATCTCACAATGATAGACACAGCGATACCGGATACAATTGGGGGTGGACTTATCAATTTTGATAAAAGGAGGAAAGAGTTTGAAGTATTGGCACAAATTAAGCTTTTACAG GGTGCTGCAAATGCATATCATTTTATAGAGGATCCAGCTTTTGATAGGTGGTTTGACTCGATTTTAGTTCTCGATGATCGGGAGGCTTATCAACTTAGTTGTCAGATTGAACCGCCAATTAATGGGCATCAAAGAAAGGACAA aACCAGCAAAAGAACAAATCCAGGCCACCAAAAGAACGACTCAATAACAAGCACAAGCAGCAGTAATAGCTCCCAATTTTATTGTGATATTGACAGCATCACTAGTTCACCGCACAACAGCATCGACAGGAAGATGAGTCCCAGCCAAATGTCACATTCCAGCAGCAATTCGTCCCTCCCCAGTCTGGATATCAGCTTAAACAGTTCCCACTCGGGTAGTGCAACAAATCGCCTACAAGTGCCTTTATCCAATAACTCGGGAACGCTcagtaacagttcacaaaagaGCAGTCCGGACTTTTATATAATAAAG GTCACCCTTGAAACCGATAACTCAGAAACGGAGGGGGtcgttttatataaaagtattaTGCTGAGCAATAATGAGAGGACCCCTCAAGTTATAAGGAATGCCATGTACAAATTAGGGTTGGAGGGCAACCCTGACCAGTATACACTTGCTCAAGTATTGCCTGAGAAAG ACATGGTTCTTCCAGCCAACGCCAACGTGTACTACGCAGTCAATACCGCACATAACCTCAACTTTATCCTTCGGTCGAAGAAATCTGAGGAGGCAAACAGTAAGGGTTTTAAAAAGTCTAAATCATAG
- the LOC126745487 gene encoding ral guanine nucleotide dissociation stimulator-like 1 isoform X4, translating into MILKPQSRKNKHGRNRIAWCVYCHRNCYEVPRSCEQPTWRLWGEEKADGALYTVYLKKVRYHRPTRSLSSSHSDSDDEISHLEWETVRVRFVKAGTLKKLVEALSTDDGELETTYINVFLATYRSFSTAKEVLKLLLERYEELSESSQNGRPEQHDQHKKTLISALHVWLDSYPEDFKDPPNYSALRLLLNFTEDYLPNTELDAKVRHRFERYQREAYVDPILAPPPAFAMRSIASAGWRNYKLPEVPVRHFAEQLTRMDVDLFKKLVPHQCLGAVWSRRDRSRSHEAATVLATVNQFNAVSFRVISSILVEPSLRTHDRALLIIAWIDIAQELRLIKNFSSLKAIISGLQSNPIYRLQKTWQTIPKEKIELFDELARIFSEDNNQLAQRELLMKEGTAKFADTVGENDKQLQKIIQKQNHHTANISFGTIPYLGTFLTDLTMIDTAIPDTIGGGLINFDKRRKEFEVLAQIKLLQGAANAYHFIEDPAFDRWFDSILVLDDREAYQLSCQIEPPINGHQRKDKTSKRTNPGHQKNDSITSTSSSNSSQFYCDIDSITSSPHNSIDRKMSPSQMSHSSSNSSLPSLDISLNSSHSGSATNRLQVPLSNNSGTLSNSSQKSSPDFYIIKVTLETDNSETEGVVLYKSIMLSNNERTPQVIRNAMYKLGLEGNPDQYTLAQVLPEKDMVLPANANVYYAVNTAHNLNFILRSKKSEEANSKGFKKSKS; encoded by the exons ATGATCCTGAAACCGCAGTCGAGGAAAAATAAACATGGGCGGAATCGAATTGCCTGGTGCGTTTATTGCCACCGTAACTGTTACGAGGTACCACGTTCTTGTGAG CAGCCCACATGGCGGCTTTGGGGCGAAGAGAAGGCAGATGGCGCTCTCTATACGGTTTATCTAAAGAAAGTAAGATATCATCGGCCGACAAGGAGCCTTTCTTCCTCACATTCG GACTCAGATGATGAAATTTCCCATCTAGAATGGGAAACCGTACGGGTACGCTTCGTAAAAGCgggcacattaaaaaaattggtagaGGCACTTTCTACTGACGACGGCGAACTGGAAACTACCTACATCAACGTATTTTTGGCGACTTATCGTAGTTTTTCCACCGCCAAAGAGGTTCTGAAACTGCTGTTGGAACGCTACGAAGAGCTCAGCGAGTCGTCTCAAAATGGCAGACCGGAGCAACATGACCAACACAAAAA AACTCTTATATCTGCCCTCCACGTGTGGCTCGATAGTTACCCGGAAGATTTCAAGGACCCTCCGAATTATTCCGCCCTCAGGTTACTGCTCAATTTTACCGAAGATTATTTGCCAAATACAGAGCTGGATGCCAAAGTTCGTCATAGATTTGAGAG ATATCAGAGGGAGGCATATGTGGACCCCATATTAGCACCACCACCGGCGTTTGCCATGCGTAGCATAGCTTCAGCTGGATGGAGGAATTATAAGTTACCAGAAGTACCAGTCAGGCATTTTGCCGAACAACTTACCAGAATGGATGTG GATTTATTTAAGAAACTAGTCCCACATCAATGTTTGGGAGCAGTTTGGTCGAGGAGGGATCGAAGCCGTTCCCATGAAGCTGCCACAGTATTAGCCACAGTTAACCAATTTAATGCAGTATCTTTTag AGTAATTTCATCAATATTAGTAGAACCTTCTTTAAGGACCCATGACAGGGCATTACTCATAATCGCCTGGATCGATATCGCTCAAGAACTGagacttattaaaaattttagtagtTTGAAGGCTATTATTAGCGGACTTCAGAGTAATCCTATATACCG GCTACAAAAGACCTGGCAAACAATACCCAAAGAAAAAATAGAGTTGTTTGACGAACTGGCCCGAATTTTTAGTGAGGATAATAACCAATTGGCGCAAAGGGAACTTTTAATGAAAGAAGGAACCGCGAAGTTTGcag ATACAGTAGGCGAAAACGACAAACAACtacaaaaaattatccaaaaacaAAACCATCATACAGCCAATATTTCCTTCGGTACAATTCCATATTTGGGTACTTTTCTGACTGATCTCACAATGATAGACACAGCGATACCGGATACAATTGGGGGTGGACTTATCAATTTTGATAAAAGGAGGAAAGAGTTTGAAGTATTGGCACAAATTAAGCTTTTACAG GGTGCTGCAAATGCATATCATTTTATAGAGGATCCAGCTTTTGATAGGTGGTTTGACTCGATTTTAGTTCTCGATGATCGGGAGGCTTATCAACTTAGTTGTCAGATTGAACCGCCAATTAATGGGCATCAAAGAAAGGACAA aACCAGCAAAAGAACAAATCCAGGCCACCAAAAGAACGACTCAATAACAAGCACAAGCAGCAGTAATAGCTCCCAATTTTATTGTGATATTGACAGCATCACTAGTTCACCGCACAACAGCATCGACAGGAAGATGAGTCCCAGCCAAATGTCACATTCCAGCAGCAATTCGTCCCTCCCCAGTCTGGATATCAGCTTAAACAGTTCCCACTCGGGTAGTGCAACAAATCGCCTACAAGTGCCTTTATCCAATAACTCGGGAACGCTcagtaacagttcacaaaagaGCAGTCCGGACTTTTATATAATAAAG GTCACCCTTGAAACCGATAACTCAGAAACGGAGGGGGtcgttttatataaaagtattaTGCTGAGCAATAATGAGAGGACCCCTCAAGTTATAAGGAATGCCATGTACAAATTAGGGTTGGAGGGCAACCCTGACCAGTATACACTTGCTCAAGTATTGCCTGAGAAAG ACATGGTTCTTCCAGCCAACGCCAACGTGTACTACGCAGTCAATACCGCACATAACCTCAACTTTATCCTTCGGTCGAAGAAATCTGAGGAGGCAAACAGTAAGGGTTTTAAAAAGTCTAAATCATAG
- the LOC126745487 gene encoding ral guanine nucleotide dissociation stimulator-like 1 isoform X6, whose product MNDADSLQPTWRLWGEEKADGALYTVYLKKVRYHRPTRSLSSSHSDSDDEISHLEWETVRVRFVKAGTLKKLVEALSTDDGELETTYINVFLATYRSFSTAKEVLKLLLERYEELSESSQNGRPEQHDQHKKTLISALHVWLDSYPEDFKDPPNYSALRLLLNFTEDYLPNTELDAKVRHRFERYQREAYVDPILAPPPAFAMRSIASAGWRNYKLPEVPVRHFAEQLTRMDVDLFKKLVPHQCLGAVWSRRDRSRSHEAATVLATVNQFNAVSFRVISSILVEPSLRTHDRALLIIAWIDIAQELRLIKNFSSLKAIISGLQSNPIYRLQKTWQTIPKEKIELFDELARIFSEDNNQLAQRELLMKEGTAKFADTVGENDKQLQKIIQKQNHHTANISFGTIPYLGTFLTDLTMIDTAIPDTIGGGLINFDKRRKEFEVLAQIKLLQGAANAYHFIEDPAFDRWFDSILVLDDREAYQLSCQIEPPINGHQRKDKTSKRTNPGHQKNDSITSTSSSNSSQFYCDIDSITSSPHNSIDRKMSPSQMSHSSSNSSLPSLDISLNSSHSGSATNRLQVPLSNNSGTLSNSSQKSSPDFYIIKVTLETDNSETEGVVLYKSIMLSNNERTPQVIRNAMYKLGLEGNPDQYTLAQVLPEKDMVLPANANVYYAVNTAHNLNFILRSKKSEEANSKGFKKSKS is encoded by the exons CAGCCCACATGGCGGCTTTGGGGCGAAGAGAAGGCAGATGGCGCTCTCTATACGGTTTATCTAAAGAAAGTAAGATATCATCGGCCGACAAGGAGCCTTTCTTCCTCACATTCG GACTCAGATGATGAAATTTCCCATCTAGAATGGGAAACCGTACGGGTACGCTTCGTAAAAGCgggcacattaaaaaaattggtagaGGCACTTTCTACTGACGACGGCGAACTGGAAACTACCTACATCAACGTATTTTTGGCGACTTATCGTAGTTTTTCCACCGCCAAAGAGGTTCTGAAACTGCTGTTGGAACGCTACGAAGAGCTCAGCGAGTCGTCTCAAAATGGCAGACCGGAGCAACATGACCAACACAAAAA AACTCTTATATCTGCCCTCCACGTGTGGCTCGATAGTTACCCGGAAGATTTCAAGGACCCTCCGAATTATTCCGCCCTCAGGTTACTGCTCAATTTTACCGAAGATTATTTGCCAAATACAGAGCTGGATGCCAAAGTTCGTCATAGATTTGAGAG ATATCAGAGGGAGGCATATGTGGACCCCATATTAGCACCACCACCGGCGTTTGCCATGCGTAGCATAGCTTCAGCTGGATGGAGGAATTATAAGTTACCAGAAGTACCAGTCAGGCATTTTGCCGAACAACTTACCAGAATGGATGTG GATTTATTTAAGAAACTAGTCCCACATCAATGTTTGGGAGCAGTTTGGTCGAGGAGGGATCGAAGCCGTTCCCATGAAGCTGCCACAGTATTAGCCACAGTTAACCAATTTAATGCAGTATCTTTTag AGTAATTTCATCAATATTAGTAGAACCTTCTTTAAGGACCCATGACAGGGCATTACTCATAATCGCCTGGATCGATATCGCTCAAGAACTGagacttattaaaaattttagtagtTTGAAGGCTATTATTAGCGGACTTCAGAGTAATCCTATATACCG GCTACAAAAGACCTGGCAAACAATACCCAAAGAAAAAATAGAGTTGTTTGACGAACTGGCCCGAATTTTTAGTGAGGATAATAACCAATTGGCGCAAAGGGAACTTTTAATGAAAGAAGGAACCGCGAAGTTTGcag ATACAGTAGGCGAAAACGACAAACAACtacaaaaaattatccaaaaacaAAACCATCATACAGCCAATATTTCCTTCGGTACAATTCCATATTTGGGTACTTTTCTGACTGATCTCACAATGATAGACACAGCGATACCGGATACAATTGGGGGTGGACTTATCAATTTTGATAAAAGGAGGAAAGAGTTTGAAGTATTGGCACAAATTAAGCTTTTACAG GGTGCTGCAAATGCATATCATTTTATAGAGGATCCAGCTTTTGATAGGTGGTTTGACTCGATTTTAGTTCTCGATGATCGGGAGGCTTATCAACTTAGTTGTCAGATTGAACCGCCAATTAATGGGCATCAAAGAAAGGACAA aACCAGCAAAAGAACAAATCCAGGCCACCAAAAGAACGACTCAATAACAAGCACAAGCAGCAGTAATAGCTCCCAATTTTATTGTGATATTGACAGCATCACTAGTTCACCGCACAACAGCATCGACAGGAAGATGAGTCCCAGCCAAATGTCACATTCCAGCAGCAATTCGTCCCTCCCCAGTCTGGATATCAGCTTAAACAGTTCCCACTCGGGTAGTGCAACAAATCGCCTACAAGTGCCTTTATCCAATAACTCGGGAACGCTcagtaacagttcacaaaagaGCAGTCCGGACTTTTATATAATAAAG GTCACCCTTGAAACCGATAACTCAGAAACGGAGGGGGtcgttttatataaaagtattaTGCTGAGCAATAATGAGAGGACCCCTCAAGTTATAAGGAATGCCATGTACAAATTAGGGTTGGAGGGCAACCCTGACCAGTATACACTTGCTCAAGTATTGCCTGAGAAAG ACATGGTTCTTCCAGCCAACGCCAACGTGTACTACGCAGTCAATACCGCACATAACCTCAACTTTATCCTTCGGTCGAAGAAATCTGAGGAGGCAAACAGTAAGGGTTTTAAAAAGTCTAAATCATAG
- the LOC126745487 gene encoding ral guanine nucleotide dissociation stimulator-like 1 isoform X1, which translates to MLLPTSNANCPIGFQNDIYNDVVEKSKFLTLKCTGKKSVNHPPRSKSADRNRFRFCACTGPRKSNKKSAKWYVKQPTWRLWGEEKADGALYTVYLKKVRYHRPTRSLSSSHSDSDDEISHLEWETVRVRFVKAGTLKKLVEALSTDDGELETTYINVFLATYRSFSTAKEVLKLLLERYEELSESSQNGRPEQHDQHKKTLISALHVWLDSYPEDFKDPPNYSALRLLLNFTEDYLPNTELDAKVRHRFERYQREAYVDPILAPPPAFAMRSIASAGWRNYKLPEVPVRHFAEQLTRMDVDLFKKLVPHQCLGAVWSRRDRSRSHEAATVLATVNQFNAVSFRVISSILVEPSLRTHDRALLIIAWIDIAQELRLIKNFSSLKAIISGLQSNPIYRLQKTWQTIPKEKIELFDELARIFSEDNNQLAQRELLMKEGTAKFADTVGENDKQLQKIIQKQNHHTANISFGTIPYLGTFLTDLTMIDTAIPDTIGGGLINFDKRRKEFEVLAQIKLLQGAANAYHFIEDPAFDRWFDSILVLDDREAYQLSCQIEPPINGHQRKDKTSKRTNPGHQKNDSITSTSSSNSSQFYCDIDSITSSPHNSIDRKMSPSQMSHSSSNSSLPSLDISLNSSHSGSATNRLQVPLSNNSGTLSNSSQKSSPDFYIIKVTLETDNSETEGVVLYKSIMLSNNERTPQVIRNAMYKLGLEGNPDQYTLAQVLPEKDMVLPANANVYYAVNTAHNLNFILRSKKSEEANSKGFKKSKS; encoded by the exons CAGCCCACATGGCGGCTTTGGGGCGAAGAGAAGGCAGATGGCGCTCTCTATACGGTTTATCTAAAGAAAGTAAGATATCATCGGCCGACAAGGAGCCTTTCTTCCTCACATTCG GACTCAGATGATGAAATTTCCCATCTAGAATGGGAAACCGTACGGGTACGCTTCGTAAAAGCgggcacattaaaaaaattggtagaGGCACTTTCTACTGACGACGGCGAACTGGAAACTACCTACATCAACGTATTTTTGGCGACTTATCGTAGTTTTTCCACCGCCAAAGAGGTTCTGAAACTGCTGTTGGAACGCTACGAAGAGCTCAGCGAGTCGTCTCAAAATGGCAGACCGGAGCAACATGACCAACACAAAAA AACTCTTATATCTGCCCTCCACGTGTGGCTCGATAGTTACCCGGAAGATTTCAAGGACCCTCCGAATTATTCCGCCCTCAGGTTACTGCTCAATTTTACCGAAGATTATTTGCCAAATACAGAGCTGGATGCCAAAGTTCGTCATAGATTTGAGAG ATATCAGAGGGAGGCATATGTGGACCCCATATTAGCACCACCACCGGCGTTTGCCATGCGTAGCATAGCTTCAGCTGGATGGAGGAATTATAAGTTACCAGAAGTACCAGTCAGGCATTTTGCCGAACAACTTACCAGAATGGATGTG GATTTATTTAAGAAACTAGTCCCACATCAATGTTTGGGAGCAGTTTGGTCGAGGAGGGATCGAAGCCGTTCCCATGAAGCTGCCACAGTATTAGCCACAGTTAACCAATTTAATGCAGTATCTTTTag AGTAATTTCATCAATATTAGTAGAACCTTCTTTAAGGACCCATGACAGGGCATTACTCATAATCGCCTGGATCGATATCGCTCAAGAACTGagacttattaaaaattttagtagtTTGAAGGCTATTATTAGCGGACTTCAGAGTAATCCTATATACCG GCTACAAAAGACCTGGCAAACAATACCCAAAGAAAAAATAGAGTTGTTTGACGAACTGGCCCGAATTTTTAGTGAGGATAATAACCAATTGGCGCAAAGGGAACTTTTAATGAAAGAAGGAACCGCGAAGTTTGcag ATACAGTAGGCGAAAACGACAAACAACtacaaaaaattatccaaaaacaAAACCATCATACAGCCAATATTTCCTTCGGTACAATTCCATATTTGGGTACTTTTCTGACTGATCTCACAATGATAGACACAGCGATACCGGATACAATTGGGGGTGGACTTATCAATTTTGATAAAAGGAGGAAAGAGTTTGAAGTATTGGCACAAATTAAGCTTTTACAG GGTGCTGCAAATGCATATCATTTTATAGAGGATCCAGCTTTTGATAGGTGGTTTGACTCGATTTTAGTTCTCGATGATCGGGAGGCTTATCAACTTAGTTGTCAGATTGAACCGCCAATTAATGGGCATCAAAGAAAGGACAA aACCAGCAAAAGAACAAATCCAGGCCACCAAAAGAACGACTCAATAACAAGCACAAGCAGCAGTAATAGCTCCCAATTTTATTGTGATATTGACAGCATCACTAGTTCACCGCACAACAGCATCGACAGGAAGATGAGTCCCAGCCAAATGTCACATTCCAGCAGCAATTCGTCCCTCCCCAGTCTGGATATCAGCTTAAACAGTTCCCACTCGGGTAGTGCAACAAATCGCCTACAAGTGCCTTTATCCAATAACTCGGGAACGCTcagtaacagttcacaaaagaGCAGTCCGGACTTTTATATAATAAAG GTCACCCTTGAAACCGATAACTCAGAAACGGAGGGGGtcgttttatataaaagtattaTGCTGAGCAATAATGAGAGGACCCCTCAAGTTATAAGGAATGCCATGTACAAATTAGGGTTGGAGGGCAACCCTGACCAGTATACACTTGCTCAAGTATTGCCTGAGAAAG ACATGGTTCTTCCAGCCAACGCCAACGTGTACTACGCAGTCAATACCGCACATAACCTCAACTTTATCCTTCGGTCGAAGAAATCTGAGGAGGCAAACAGTAAGGGTTTTAAAAAGTCTAAATCATAG